From Asterias amurensis chromosome 3, ASM3211899v1, a single genomic window includes:
- the LOC139934621 gene encoding deoxynucleoside triphosphate triphosphohydrolase SAMHD1-like, with product MSETPTAYQDGWKIFKDPIHGYIDMHPLCVKIIDTEEFQRLRYIKQLGFCYLVFPGAAHNRFEHSLGVGHLARKFCSKLQQTQPELGITDKDVLCVHVAGLCYDLGHGPFSHMFERFTKAVGKSRPHEQTSVAMFDHLIEVNQLEGEFKRFDLDEKDITFIKELIDKEEKKKESPHPRRPSFLYEIVANTRNGIDVDKWDYFLRDCHHLGIACSFDWDRYMECSCVSTDASGVKMICSREKEVENLYDLFGTRRSLHRKAYQHKVANIIEIMTVEALVEAKDHFKIQGKEGRMLTIGEAIDDMVAYTKLTDDVILQLMRSLDENLKVSREILKRVQKRQFYKYIGQARSKKKEIFPHDKIPTFVEEILSNMKLGAPLTEEQLVIDLVNFDYGMGRKNPIENVRFYYKENPGKAEFIAKEKVSWMLPKQFSEQQIRVYCKPLDQESVRKAAECVKKWCADKGYLYTGPGEFTIDVSSE from the exons ATGTCGGAAACACCGACGGCTTATCAAGATGGTTGGAAG ATATTTAAAGATCCAATTCATGGGTACATTGACATGCACCCGCTGTGCGTCAAGATCATTGACACCGAAGAGTTCCAGAGGTTACGCTACATAAAGCAGCTAGGATTTTGCTATCTAGTCTTTCCAGGAGCCGCTCATAATAGATTTGAGCATTCGTTGGG TGTGGGTCACTTAGCGAGAAAGTTTTGCAGCAAGCTTCAGCAGACACAACCGGAGCTCGGCATAACTGACAAAGATGTTCTGTGTGTGCACGTTGCTGGCCTTTGCTATGATTTGG GACATGGTCCCTTTTCGCACATGTTCGAACGCTTCACTAAAGCAGTTGGGAAATCACGTCCG CATGAGCAAACTTCGGTGGCTATGTTTGATCATCTGATAGAGGTCAATCAACTGGAGGGAGAATTTAAAAGATTTGATCTTGACGAGAAGGATATCACCTTCATCAAAGAGCTGATAGATAAGGAAGAAAAGAAG AAGGAAAGCCCCCACCCCAGACGGCCAAGCTTCCTTTATGAGATCGTTGCAAACACGAGAAATGGTATTGACGTTGACAAGTGGGACTACTTCCTCAGAGACTGTCACCACCTCGGCATCGCCTGTAGCTTTGATTGGGATCGTTACATGGAATGCTCCTGCGTTAGTACTGATGCGAGTGGCGTTAAAATGATCTGTTCAAGGGAAAAG GAGGTGGAGAATTTGTACGATTTGTTCGGCACACGGCGCAGTCTTCATCGAAAAGCCTACCAGCATAAAGTAGCAAATATCATTGAAATCAT GACTGTCGAGGCACTTGTAGAGGCGAAAGACCACTTTAAAATCCAAGGGAAGGAAGG ACGCATGTTGACGATAGGCGAAGCTATTGATGACATGGTAGCGTACACCAAGCTGACTGATGACGTCATACTTCAGCTCATGCGATCTCTTGACGAAAATCTCAAGGTGTCACGTGAGATCCTGAAAAGGGTCCAGAAACGTCAGTTCTACAAATACATCGGGCAGGCCCGGTCAAAAAAAAAG GAAATTTTTCCTCACGACAAAATACCCACGTTTGTCGAGGAAATATTGAGTAACATGAAACTTGGTGCACCACTCACAGAGGAGCAACTGGTCATCGAT CTCGTGAATTTCGACTATGGCATGGGCAGGAAGAATCCTATTGAGAACGTTCGGTTCTACTATAAGGAGAACCCTGGCAAGGCAGAATTTATAGCGAAGGAGAAG GTTTCTTGGATGCTCCCAAAGCAGTTTTCAGAGCAGCAGATACGCGTCTACTGTAAGCCTCTGGACCAGGAGTCAGTCAGAAAAGCAGCAGAATGCGTCAAGAAATGGTGTGCAGATAAAGGATACCTTTATACG GGGCCGGGGGAGTTCACGATCGACGTGTCGAGCGAGTAA